A part of Lacerta agilis isolate rLacAgi1 chromosome 7, rLacAgi1.pri, whole genome shotgun sequence genomic DNA contains:
- the CXXC5 gene encoding CXXC-type zinc finger protein 5, with product MSGTGSHQDASTKPGLLEKKNNNPDDSQPSVNSERRNKSGIISEPLNKSLKKSRPLSHYSTFGSTSSLSEHSEKGAPIANGNEATMDKSNSTSKHKSISDMLSKSDISAEGQSILQQFAQSTELLKRVVQEHIPLPNDHGTGISDMEAVSAAETMNSPSDFPYLGAFPINPGLFIMTPAGVFLAESALHMAGLAEYPMQNELASAINSGKKKRKRCGMCPPCRRRINCEQCSSCRNRKTGHQICKFRKCEELKKKPSAALEKVMLPTGAAFRWFQ from the coding sequence atgTCCGGAACTGGCTCTCATCAAGACGCCAGTACCAAGCCAGGCCTGTtggagaagaagaacaacaacccaGATGACTCCCAGCCCTCAGTCAATTCAGAAAGGAGGAACAAAAGTGGGATAATAAGCGAACCTTTGAACAAAAGTCTTAAGAAGTCTCGACCACTCTCCCACTACTCCACTTTTGGTAGCACCAGCTCATTAAGTGAACATTCTGAGAAAGGTGCCCCCATAGCCAACGGCAATGAAGCAACTATGGATAAAAGCAATTCTACCTCAAAGCACAAAAGCATCTCCGACATGCTGAGCAAATCAGATATTTCTGCAGAAGGACAGAGCATCTTGCAACAGTTTGCTCAGTCGACAGAGCTGCTCAAAAGAGTAGTCCAGGAGCACATTCCCCTGCCTAATGACCACGGGACGGGCATCTCAGACATGGAAGCTGTCTCGGCTGCAGAGACAATGAACAGCCCATCTGATTTTCCTTACCTGGGGGCttttcccatcaaccctggccttTTCATTATGACCCCTGCTGGTGTATTTCTGGCAGAGAGCGCACTCCATATGGCTGGCTTAGCAGAGTACCCAATGCAGAACGAATTGGCATCTGCCATCAATTCAGGGAAAAAGAAACGGAAACGGTGTGGCATGTGTCCTCCTTGCAGAAGACGGATAAATTGCGAGCAGTGCAGCAGTTGTAGGAACCGTAAAACTGGGCACCAGATTTGCAAATTCCGAAAATGTGAGGAACTTAAAAAGAAGCCTTCTGCTGCACTGGAG